One Endozoicomonas gorgoniicola DNA window includes the following coding sequences:
- a CDS encoding LapA family protein, with the protein MVSVLGAWLKRLLVLFLLIIMLVILVNFVISNPQRVDFQLAGMQLPELKASTAVIAAFIVGGVCGLLASMFAIGRLRLANASFQRKLGRRDAELQKLRANALKGLS; encoded by the coding sequence ATGGTTTCAGTTCTGGGAGCTTGGCTGAAGCGCTTACTGGTATTATTTCTGCTGATTATTATGTTGGTCATACTGGTCAACTTTGTGATTAGCAATCCGCAGCGGGTTGATTTTCAACTGGCTGGTATGCAACTGCCTGAACTTAAGGCTTCAACGGCAGTCATCGCTGCATTCATTGTTGGTGGAGTCTGTGGCTTGCTGGCGTCAATGTTTGCGATTGGCAGGCTGCGTCTGGCGAATGCCAGTTTCCAGCGCAAACTGGGACGCCGCGATGCAGAATTGCAGAAGCTGAGAGCGAATGCCCTCAAGGGACTGAGTTAA
- the ihfB gene encoding integration host factor subunit beta translates to MTRSELIERLAEQQQQLSVKDVELAIKAIIEQMSQSLANGERVEIRGFGSFSLHYRAPRIGRNPKTGESVSLAGKYVPHFKPGKEMRDRVNNSV, encoded by the coding sequence ATAACCCGGTCTGAATTGATTGAACGGCTTGCAGAGCAGCAACAGCAGTTGTCTGTAAAAGATGTCGAGCTGGCCATCAAGGCAATAATAGAACAAATGTCACAGTCGCTGGCCAACGGAGAGCGCGTTGAAATACGTGGTTTTGGCAGCTTTTCACTTCATTATCGAGCACCGAGAATTGGCAGAAATCCAAAAACCGGAGAGTCGGTTTCTCTGGCAGGAAAATACGTCCCGCACTTCAAGCCTGGCAAGGAAATGCGTGACAGGGTGAATAATTCCGTTTAA
- a CDS encoding replication-associated recombination protein A, producing MASLFDTPGTHARFEPLAARMRPRNLDEYLGQAHILARGKPLREALEQGAVHSMVFWGPPGVGKTTLAKLIAGLCDARFETLSAVLSGVKDIRAAVDRARDEQLMHNRKTILFVDEVHRFNKSQQDAFLPHIEDGTIIFIGATTENPSFELNNALLSRARVYVLRSLQQDDLRHVIQQALNDERGLAGRTITLESEAEQVLIRYADGDARRVLNILEVAADLSDDGVIRAESVTDILADSGRRFDKGGEVFYDQISAFHKSVRGSNPDAALYWAARIVDGGADPLYIIRRLVAIASEDIGNADPRALEITMNAWQAFERLGAPEGLLALAHATVYCACAAKSNAVYLAWKAALDDVRGNPSHEVPLHLRNAPTKLMGELGYGAEYRYAHDEVGAYAAGECYFPDTMEPRQYYQPNDRGLEIKIRDKLAFLKDLDASSSRQRRQ from the coding sequence ATGGCATCACTTTTTGACACTCCCGGCACTCATGCCCGTTTTGAGCCACTGGCTGCCCGCATGAGACCTCGAAACCTGGATGAATACCTTGGGCAGGCACATATCCTTGCCCGTGGGAAACCTTTGCGGGAAGCCCTTGAGCAGGGGGCTGTTCATTCTATGGTGTTCTGGGGGCCGCCCGGTGTGGGAAAAACGACACTGGCTAAGTTGATTGCTGGTTTGTGTGATGCCCGCTTTGAAACGCTCTCGGCAGTCTTGTCGGGCGTAAAAGATATACGTGCAGCGGTGGATCGGGCAAGAGATGAACAGCTGATGCACAACCGTAAAACGATCCTGTTTGTGGACGAGGTACACCGCTTTAACAAGTCTCAGCAGGATGCATTCCTGCCACATATTGAAGACGGCACCATTATCTTTATTGGCGCGACCACAGAAAACCCTTCGTTTGAGTTGAATAACGCACTTCTCTCCCGTGCCAGGGTCTATGTACTGCGCTCGTTGCAGCAGGACGATCTAAGGCATGTTATTCAGCAGGCACTGAATGATGAACGAGGTCTGGCGGGGCGAACTATTACTCTGGAATCGGAAGCGGAGCAGGTGCTTATTCGTTATGCAGACGGTGATGCGCGACGGGTTCTGAATATTCTGGAAGTGGCTGCCGACCTGAGTGACGACGGTGTTATAAGGGCTGAAAGCGTCACCGATATTCTGGCAGACAGCGGGCGCAGGTTTGATAAAGGCGGAGAGGTGTTTTATGACCAGATCTCAGCGTTTCATAAATCGGTCAGGGGTTCCAATCCAGATGCGGCACTGTACTGGGCAGCAAGAATAGTAGACGGTGGTGCTGATCCTTTGTACATCATTCGTCGTCTGGTAGCGATTGCCAGTGAGGATATCGGCAATGCTGACCCAAGAGCCCTTGAGATCACTATGAACGCCTGGCAGGCTTTTGAACGACTGGGCGCTCCGGAAGGTCTTCTGGCTCTTGCTCATGCAACGGTTTACTGTGCCTGTGCGGCAAAAAGCAATGCTGTGTATCTGGCCTGGAAGGCTGCACTGGATGATGTGCGTGGCAACCCTTCCCATGAAGTCCCTCTGCATTTACGCAATGCGCCGACAAAGCTGATGGGAGAGCTGGGGTACGGTGCTGAATATCGTTATGCCCATGATGAAGTGGGTGCTTATGCGGCGGGTGAGTGTTACTTCCCGGACACTATGGAACCGAGGCAGTATTATCAGCCCAACGACCGTGGTCTTGAAATAAAAATCAGGGACAAGCTGGCTTTCCTGAAAGATTTGGACGCCAGTAGCTCCAGACAACGAAGGCAGTGA
- a CDS encoding ADP-ribosylglycohydrolase family protein has protein sequence MNRIDSTQPVVKDYPDNISRSDRVKGAIFGYLAGDALGLGTHWYYDLGELQKDFGHWIDRYQDPRPDGSHSFANISRYRHEQGLRAGDISQTGELFTLLLESVVATGQYNETDFHDRLDGFFSKLSGESFSGRYTESIIRHMVKQRNGGISWQDRKLASSSDTSDGAQMAVVLALLYEDPETLAIEADNMMQPFFSSDFVRGNQVVYALTLQALMKGVQLEDLRDYLYKQLKNPMIRSLIGGYDNVHTVVNGAIAWHPEVVRIEPALHVSQVYGMDCQLTHLLPASYYLMHRYPNDFEQGVLSAINGGGNNMARAALTGALLGAMNGIQGIPERFVRDLNYTEQYMRLAEKLASLP, from the coding sequence ATGAACCGCATCGATTCCACTCAACCTGTTGTGAAAGACTATCCGGATAACATCAGCCGCAGCGACCGCGTCAAGGGCGCTATTTTTGGCTATCTCGCCGGGGACGCGCTGGGCTTGGGTACTCACTGGTATTACGATCTCGGTGAGCTGCAGAAGGATTTTGGTCACTGGATTGACCGTTATCAGGATCCCAGGCCGGACGGTAGTCATAGTTTCGCCAATATCAGTCGCTATCGCCATGAGCAGGGCTTAAGGGCTGGCGATATTTCCCAGACCGGAGAGCTGTTTACCCTGTTGCTGGAATCGGTCGTTGCAACAGGGCAGTACAATGAAACAGATTTCCATGACCGGCTGGATGGCTTTTTCAGTAAGCTGTCTGGAGAGAGCTTTTCCGGCCGATACACGGAATCCATTATCAGGCATATGGTTAAGCAGCGGAATGGAGGTATCAGCTGGCAGGACCGTAAGCTGGCATCCAGTTCAGATACCAGCGATGGGGCGCAAATGGCAGTGGTTCTGGCTCTGCTTTATGAGGACCCGGAAACTCTGGCTATTGAAGCAGATAACATGATGCAGCCATTTTTCAGCAGCGACTTTGTTCGTGGTAACCAGGTGGTTTATGCCCTGACTCTTCAGGCTCTTATGAAAGGGGTGCAACTGGAAGACCTGCGTGATTATCTTTACAAACAGCTGAAGAACCCAATGATCCGCTCTTTAATCGGTGGTTATGACAATGTCCACACGGTGGTCAATGGCGCTATTGCCTGGCACCCCGAAGTAGTGCGAATTGAACCAGCGCTGCACGTCAGTCAGGTGTACGGTATGGATTGTCAGTTAACACACCTGTTGCCAGCTAGCTATTACCTGATGCACCGTTACCCAAATGACTTTGAACAAGGGGTGCTGTCTGCCATCAATGGCGGCGGTAATAATATGGCAAGAGCCGCGCTGACAGGAGCATTGTTAGGTGCAATGAATGGTATTCAGGGCATTCCCGAACGTTTTGTAAGGGACCTGAATTACACGGAACAGTACATGCGTCTGGCAGAGAAACTGGCATCGTTGCCCTGA
- the lolA gene encoding outer membrane lipoprotein chaperone LolA, whose translation MFKHLKVIALFSAVALSVGSPVNVVAAPVKPVVAPPVQKHDAKAAEKLIRKLTKIRTISAKFKQESIGSDGRIRTESGSMQIKRPGKFRWNTASPFEQEIVSLDKKVWLVDRDLQQVIIQIQDERMSNTPAQLLSGNVKEFLKDYQIGLYRDDKQERYTLTPTGDSDLFEKLDIVFRDGVLSSIELRDSLGGRRRVELSDVNVNGMISDSDFRVKIPKGYDVIDQTSNTEQ comes from the coding sequence ATGTTTAAGCATTTAAAAGTCATTGCCCTGTTTTCTGCTGTTGCGTTGTCTGTAGGTTCTCCTGTTAACGTTGTGGCTGCTCCGGTCAAACCGGTTGTTGCTCCCCCTGTACAGAAGCATGATGCCAAAGCGGCTGAAAAGCTGATCCGTAAGCTGACTAAAATTCGTACGATTTCTGCGAAGTTCAAACAGGAGTCGATTGGCTCTGATGGCCGGATACGAACAGAGTCCGGCTCTATGCAGATCAAGCGTCCGGGCAAGTTTCGCTGGAATACCGCGTCGCCTTTTGAGCAGGAGATTGTCTCCCTCGACAAAAAAGTCTGGCTGGTCGATCGTGATCTGCAGCAGGTCATTATTCAGATTCAGGATGAGCGAATGTCCAACACACCGGCGCAGCTATTGAGCGGTAATGTTAAGGAATTTCTGAAAGATTATCAGATTGGTCTGTATCGTGATGATAAGCAGGAGCGATATACTCTGACACCCACAGGAGATTCAGACCTGTTTGAAAAACTGGATATTGTTTTTCGTGACGGTGTACTGAGCAGCATCGAGTTGCGGGACTCTCTGGGTGGTCGCCGTCGTGTAGAGCTGAGCGATGTCAATGTCAACGGGATGATCAGCGACAGTGATTTCAGGGTTAAGATCCCCAAAGGCTATGATGTAATCGATCAAACCAGTAACACTGAGCAATAA
- a CDS encoding DUF1828 domain-containing protein, producing the protein MKKSNKLILKVFVVFLSLMPFWEFAKGTHNEYTYKFITPDRGEEKFQFKTYDHRFFDDSLTLSDVSIYICPEGEPERNNILRTFSVQNDGPQIMTTTDLDQLANIFPPRPCNDSIFTRLNQWANFLPWPLSNSIFLYLDQQVSNLNSLLPPSGLQRSFRIPTFFNPANIGALESIENPGNLSTVTVTGIRQQTPTETTFSVEAPHFRWGRTYGSITVNRRAEVTHANFGLYGSVTLISSSYDVQDEQPEVDPEGYDSDYPDPDDGEGLRTGPCECCGCPVRGRHRSDYQ; encoded by the coding sequence ATGAAGAAATCCAATAAATTGATACTGAAGGTCTTTGTTGTATTCCTTTCCCTGATGCCATTTTGGGAGTTTGCCAAAGGTACTCACAATGAATACACCTACAAATTTATAACGCCTGACCGAGGTGAAGAGAAATTCCAGTTTAAAACATATGACCATCGTTTCTTTGATGATAGTCTTACTTTATCTGATGTTAGTATTTACATTTGTCCAGAGGGTGAGCCCGAAAGAAATAACATTCTTCGGACTTTTAGCGTTCAGAATGACGGCCCGCAAATAATGACAACGACTGATTTGGATCAGCTTGCTAATATTTTTCCCCCCCGGCCATGTAATGACAGTATATTCACACGTCTAAACCAATGGGCTAATTTTCTACCCTGGCCATTAAGTAACAGCATATTTTTATATTTAGACCAACAGGTTAGTAACCTTAATAGTTTATTGCCCCCATCCGGCCTGCAACGGTCTTTCAGAATACCTACATTTTTTAACCCCGCCAACATTGGAGCACTTGAAAGCATAGAGAATCCCGGAAATTTATCGACTGTCACAGTTACCGGAATCCGGCAACAAACACCAACTGAAACAACTTTTAGCGTCGAGGCACCTCATTTCAGATGGGGCCGAACGTATGGAAGCATTACGGTAAATCGACGCGCAGAAGTCACCCATGCCAATTTTGGATTGTATGGAAGTGTTACACTGATTTCCTCTTCTTATGATGTTCAAGATGAACAGCCTGAAGTAGACCCGGAAGGCTATGATTCTGATTACCCTGACCCTGATGACGGTGAAGGTTTAAGAACCGGTCCATGCGAATGTTGTGGCTGTCCTGTCCGCGGAAGACACCGCTCAGATTATCAATAA
- a CDS encoding RNA recognition motif domain-containing protein, which produces MVELKNVIIGDLLTMQQNKLFVGNLPFSANENDLQIAFEQFGEIDEIRVIIDRETGRSRGFAFVTFAEKESADSALSMDGKELDGRNMRVNFATERSGGRKNNNQSHNNQSPNNNRRFNQ; this is translated from the coding sequence ATGGTCGAGTTAAAAAACGTCATTATTGGAGACCTTCTTACCATGCAACAGAACAAACTGTTTGTAGGTAACCTGCCTTTTAGCGCGAATGAAAACGACCTGCAGATTGCTTTCGAGCAATTTGGTGAAATTGATGAAATCCGTGTGATTATTGACCGCGAAACCGGTCGGTCTCGCGGTTTTGCTTTTGTCACATTTGCTGAAAAAGAATCCGCAGATTCAGCACTCAGCATGGACGGTAAAGAACTAGATGGCCGTAACATGAGGGTTAATTTTGCCACTGAAAGAAGCGGTGGGCGCAAAAACAACAACCAGAGCCACAACAACCAGAGTCCCAACAATAACCGCCGTTTCAATCAATAA
- a CDS encoding YecH family metal-binding protein has translation MQESIHGHNVLNLIREYNQPVSKEEILTAITRHFGSDNLFHTCSAEGLNADQLLELFIAKGKLTLKNEQVHFVGCRCKH, from the coding sequence ATGCAAGAATCCATCCACGGCCATAATGTTCTTAATCTGATTCGTGAGTACAACCAGCCTGTGAGCAAAGAGGAAATTCTGACAGCCATTACCCGCCACTTTGGCAGTGACAATCTTTTTCACACCTGCTCTGCTGAAGGGTTGAATGCTGACCAACTGTTAGAGCTGTTTATCGCAAAAGGGAAATTAACACTGAAAAATGAACAGGTGCATTTTGTTGGCTGCCGCTGCAAACACTAA
- the lapB gene encoding lipopolysaccharide assembly protein LapB, whose amino-acid sequence MPDVALLALIVVAMLAGYLLGRRDLRKKNQFQSSGQPLSKEYFVGLNYLLNEQTDEAIETFIKALDLNNDTVDTYLALGSLFARRGEVEKSIRVHQDLLARPSLTSSQSLRVQLELAKDFMQAGLLDRAEAMLADMAKNNHEYRPEALQQLLKIYEQEREWSKAVAVGEELRKSGEDQYGVVLAHFYCEGAQICLDRNDRVSARKAIRQAFTRDKNCVRASLLLARMEFDDARYRDCIKALEKVAQQNSQYVPLTLELLEQAYNRLGNVRGFSAFLGRCLSDRPGGAVILAMTKVLACDRGDEQALRFLTDQLGKNPSLKGLNALMTLQLRNPTVGSLQSIRLLKEMTDKMLELKPVYQCNSCGFSGKEMHWMCPGCHSWGAIAPVQGIEGE is encoded by the coding sequence ATGCCTGATGTTGCACTGCTGGCTCTTATTGTAGTAGCCATGCTGGCAGGTTATCTCTTGGGTCGAAGGGATCTTAGGAAAAAGAATCAATTCCAGTCATCCGGCCAGCCTCTTTCCAAAGAGTATTTTGTAGGGTTGAATTATCTGTTGAATGAACAAACGGATGAGGCAATTGAAACATTTATCAAAGCGCTGGATCTGAACAACGACACGGTTGATACCTATCTGGCACTGGGTAGTCTGTTTGCCCGACGCGGCGAGGTAGAAAAGTCCATTCGTGTGCATCAGGACCTACTTGCCAGGCCAAGCCTTACGTCTTCGCAATCCCTTCGGGTTCAGTTGGAACTGGCAAAAGATTTTATGCAGGCTGGTTTGCTGGATCGTGCTGAAGCCATGCTGGCTGACATGGCTAAAAATAATCATGAGTATCGGCCTGAGGCTTTGCAGCAGTTACTCAAAATCTATGAGCAGGAACGGGAGTGGTCCAAGGCTGTTGCCGTGGGTGAAGAGTTGCGCAAATCTGGTGAAGATCAGTATGGCGTGGTTCTGGCGCATTTCTACTGTGAGGGTGCGCAGATATGTCTGGATCGCAACGACCGGGTGTCTGCCAGAAAGGCCATCCGTCAGGCGTTCACGCGGGATAAAAACTGTGTCAGGGCTTCATTGCTGTTGGCCCGGATGGAATTTGATGATGCTCGTTACCGGGATTGTATTAAAGCGCTTGAAAAAGTCGCGCAGCAGAATAGCCAGTATGTTCCGCTGACTCTGGAGTTATTAGAGCAGGCTTATAACAGGCTGGGTAATGTTCGTGGCTTTTCTGCTTTTCTTGGGCGCTGCCTCAGTGATAGGCCTGGCGGGGCGGTCATCCTTGCCATGACAAAAGTTCTTGCCTGTGATCGGGGGGATGAACAGGCATTAAGGTTTCTGACTGATCAGCTGGGTAAAAATCCTTCACTGAAAGGTTTGAATGCCCTTATGACTCTGCAGCTGAGAAATCCTACTGTCGGAAGTCTGCAGAGTATTCGTCTGCTGAAAGAGATGACGGATAAAATGCTTGAACTGAAGCCGGTTTATCAATGTAACTCCTGCGGTTTTTCCGGAAAGGAAATGCACTGGATGTGTCCTGGGTGTCATTCGTGGGGAGCCATTGCACCGGTGCAGGGGATTGAAGGTGAGTGA
- a CDS encoding DNA translocase FtsK encodes MSENSRKKRGSTDRSQPASIKKKFVKSSIRDSLNDALALRLREAGMLVLLVLAGFLSAALMTYAAEDPGWNYAGFDGEIINATGRVGAWFADFLFSLFGLFAWMVPLVLFGKVALIVRYRYETWQWSLSLFTVRFFGMVLALCAGSALAGLYFPEISGLPSSTGGIVGHIILQQFLPVFNAVGSSLLLLAVFITGLTLYTDISWFRVIDLMGRLVIWALTACLTVGRRWTTVAYHRLQNALDQWRDRRAEARARKAKKKEEAKVANREDKVAPALLPVIEAPESEVKIESKPHNVTASSSVESSPRKERQETLFEELPEGRFPAVGLLDEVANSNGGISQDDLNAVSRLLELKLKDFGVDAEVVAAHPGPVITRYEIQPAPGTKASKISNLAKDLARSLAVISVRVVEVIPGKSVMGIEIPNDDREIVYFSEVVSAKAFDQAKSPLSLALGHDIGGQPVVVNLAKMPHLLVAGTTGSGKSVGVNAMILSMLFKASPEDVRLIMIDPKMLELSIYDGIPHLLAPVVTDMKEAANSLRWCVAEMERRYKLMAALGVRNIAGYNQKVKEARGQGEPLRDPFFEPLSLGGEAPPELDTLPFIVVVVDEFADMMMIVGKKVEELIARIAQKARAAGIHLILATQRPSVDVITGLIKANVPTRISFQVSSKIDSRTIIDQGGAEQLLGHGDMLYLPPGTSVPIRVHGAFVSDDEVHRVVADWKKRGVPDYIDDILNGVEAGSSGGSAFSAGLDGDSEQDPLYDETVAFVTESRRVSISSVQRKFKIGYNRSANIIEAMEQAGVISPAGTNGAREVIAPPPVKN; translated from the coding sequence ATGTCTGAAAATTCGAGAAAAAAACGCGGTAGTACGGACCGTTCACAACCGGCAAGCATCAAAAAAAAATTTGTGAAGTCATCCATCCGTGATTCACTGAATGACGCCCTTGCATTGCGACTGCGGGAGGCAGGAATGCTGGTGCTGCTGGTGCTGGCGGGTTTCTTGTCTGCGGCGCTGATGACCTATGCGGCAGAAGATCCTGGCTGGAACTACGCAGGTTTTGACGGTGAAATTATCAATGCTACAGGACGTGTCGGTGCCTGGTTTGCTGATTTTCTGTTTTCTCTGTTTGGGCTCTTCGCGTGGATGGTCCCGCTGGTGTTGTTTGGCAAAGTAGCACTGATTGTCCGCTACCGATACGAAACCTGGCAGTGGAGTCTTAGTCTTTTCACGGTACGCTTTTTCGGAATGGTACTGGCACTATGTGCCGGGTCGGCTCTGGCCGGGTTGTACTTTCCTGAGATCAGCGGGTTGCCATCGTCTACGGGAGGCATCGTTGGTCATATTATCCTTCAGCAGTTTTTACCCGTGTTTAATGCGGTAGGCAGCAGCCTGCTGCTGTTAGCCGTGTTTATCACCGGATTAACGCTGTATACCGATATTTCCTGGTTCCGGGTGATTGACCTGATGGGGAGGCTGGTGATCTGGGCGTTGACGGCCTGTCTGACGGTTGGACGTCGCTGGACTACAGTTGCTTACCACCGCCTACAGAATGCACTGGATCAATGGCGGGATCGACGGGCAGAAGCCAGGGCGCGGAAGGCAAAGAAAAAAGAAGAAGCCAAAGTAGCGAACCGTGAAGATAAGGTTGCACCAGCCTTATTGCCTGTTATCGAGGCACCAGAGTCTGAAGTCAAAATAGAGTCAAAGCCCCACAATGTCACCGCAAGTAGCAGCGTTGAAAGCAGTCCCCGTAAGGAACGACAGGAAACTCTGTTTGAAGAGTTGCCGGAAGGTCGTTTTCCAGCGGTTGGTTTGCTCGACGAAGTGGCTAACTCAAACGGTGGTATCAGTCAGGATGACCTGAATGCAGTATCGCGTTTATTAGAGCTTAAACTCAAAGACTTTGGCGTTGACGCTGAAGTCGTGGCTGCCCATCCCGGTCCCGTGATTACCCGTTACGAGATTCAACCGGCACCGGGCACCAAAGCCAGCAAAATCAGTAATCTGGCAAAAGACCTGGCCCGGTCTCTGGCAGTGATCAGCGTCCGGGTGGTGGAAGTGATCCCCGGTAAATCTGTGATGGGTATTGAGATTCCCAACGATGACCGGGAGATTGTTTACTTTAGCGAAGTGGTTTCGGCAAAAGCCTTCGACCAGGCCAAGTCTCCCTTGTCCCTTGCCCTGGGTCACGATATAGGCGGTCAGCCTGTGGTGGTTAACCTTGCGAAAATGCCCCATTTGCTGGTGGCGGGTACCACCGGCTCGGGTAAATCGGTGGGTGTTAACGCCATGATTCTGTCCATGCTGTTTAAAGCAAGTCCTGAAGATGTGCGGCTGATCATGATTGACCCGAAAATGCTGGAACTGTCTATCTATGACGGCATTCCACACTTGCTGGCACCGGTTGTGACCGACATGAAAGAAGCAGCCAATTCCCTGCGCTGGTGTGTGGCTGAAATGGAGCGTCGTTATAAGCTGATGGCGGCTCTCGGGGTTCGTAATATTGCGGGCTACAACCAGAAGGTAAAAGAGGCTCGCGGTCAGGGGGAACCACTGCGCGACCCGTTCTTTGAGCCTTTGTCTCTGGGTGGCGAAGCGCCACCAGAACTGGATACCCTGCCATTTATCGTGGTGGTGGTGGATGAATTTGCCGACATGATGATGATTGTTGGTAAGAAGGTTGAAGAGCTGATTGCCCGGATTGCCCAGAAAGCCCGTGCAGCGGGTATTCACCTGATTCTTGCCACGCAGCGGCCTTCCGTTGATGTGATTACCGGTCTGATCAAGGCTAACGTACCGACCCGTATCAGTTTTCAGGTATCGAGTAAAATTGACTCTCGTACCATCATTGATCAGGGTGGGGCGGAGCAGTTGTTAGGGCATGGTGATATGCTCTATCTGCCTCCTGGAACCAGTGTACCGATCCGTGTTCATGGTGCCTTTGTCAGTGATGATGAAGTTCACCGGGTGGTGGCTGACTGGAAAAAACGTGGTGTGCCGGATTATATTGATGACATTCTTAACGGTGTCGAAGCCGGTTCATCTGGCGGTAGTGCTTTCAGCGCAGGGCTGGACGGAGACAGCGAACAGGACCCGTTATACGACGAAACCGTTGCTTTTGTGACGGAGAGTCGCAGGGTGTCCATCTCTTCGGTACAGCGTAAGTTTAAAATCGGTTATAACCGCTCCGCTAATATCATTGAAGCCATGGAGCAGGCGGGGGTGATCAGTCCGGCAGGGACCAATGGTGCCCGTGAAGTGATCGCTCCGCCGCCGGTAAAAAATTAA
- a CDS encoding Gfo/Idh/MocA family oxidoreductase, which yields MAPDMDGCRAIVEAVKTHKVMLSVCHLLRYTVYTMRLKNLLDSGVVGDVCAIQHLEPVGYWHQVHSFVRGNWANEAASAPMLMKKKQEDNS from the coding sequence ATGGCACCTGACATGGACGGTTGCCGGGCGATAGTTGAAGCGGTAAAAACCCATAAGGTCATGCTAAGTGTCTGTCACCTTCTGCGTTACACCGTTTATACCATGCGCCTGAAAAACTTATTGGACAGCGGCGTTGTTGGGGATGTCTGCGCTATTCAGCATCTTGAGCCCGTAGGCTATTGGCACCAGGTGCATTCCTTTGTCAGAGGGAACTGGGCTAATGAAGCAGCCAGTGCTCCCATGCTGATGAAAAAGAAGCAGGAAGATAACTCGTAA
- a CDS encoding ComEA family DNA-binding protein, protein MRKTITALLTSLFLSFSIPVFAEQSVKSGKINVNEATVQQLNESLVGVGPKIAREIVNHRESHGSFHSMEDLDKVKYIGSALLEKNKNKIVFD, encoded by the coding sequence ATGAGAAAGACAATTACCGCACTTCTTACTTCACTGTTTCTTTCCTTTTCAATTCCTGTTTTTGCTGAGCAATCGGTTAAATCCGGAAAAATTAATGTTAATGAAGCAACGGTTCAGCAGCTTAATGAGTCGCTGGTTGGTGTGGGTCCGAAAATAGCCAGAGAAATTGTTAACCATCGAGAGTCTCATGGTTCATTCCATTCAATGGAAGACCTTGATAAGGTGAAATACATAGGCTCAGCATTATTAGAGAAAAATAAAAATAAAATTGTATTTGATTAA